A region from the Tahibacter amnicola genome encodes:
- a CDS encoding DUF1820 family protein, translating into MSKKTLYKITFINQGRSYELYAERVGSSALWGFTEISDLVFESRGEGLVVDPTEERLREEFGQTRVLHLPIQSIVKIEEVEKRGPAAIRDASNGEKVALFPMPPKPGTR; encoded by the coding sequence ATGTCGAAGAAAACGCTCTACAAAATCACTTTCATCAACCAGGGACGAAGCTACGAGCTCTACGCCGAGCGCGTCGGCTCCAGTGCGTTGTGGGGATTCACCGAGATCAGCGATCTGGTATTCGAGTCGCGCGGCGAGGGGCTGGTGGTCGATCCGACCGAAGAACGCCTGCGCGAAGAATTCGGCCAGACGCGGGTGCTGCACCTGCCGATCCAGTCTATCGTCAAGATTGAAGAAGTGGAAAAGCGTGGACCGGCAGCAATCCGGGACGCCAGCAACGGTGAGAAAGTCGCGCTCTTCCCGATGCCGCCCAAGCCCGGCACGCGGTGA
- a CDS encoding rhomboid family intramembrane serine protease, giving the protein MLTHVESRRRPTSPWATISIIVLSVLAFMWLAAAPLDERLALLNRWGTVPARLFDPDAPLIRQLLELRAARLFTALLVHADWLHLTGNLLFLMIFGVAAERVLGSRRFLLLYLLGGAAANLVGALTLSSVNAPIVGSSGAVSAIVGAYLALFPRSRLGLVLPLGLFLEFVKVPAPLLIGFWVLLQLLFTYVGPSFGAVVWWTHIGGFLLGVLFALVSRPAIARRWRN; this is encoded by the coding sequence CTGTTGACCCACGTTGAGTCGCGCCGTCGCCCGACGTCCCCCTGGGCGACCATCAGCATCATCGTGCTGAGCGTGCTGGCCTTCATGTGGCTGGCGGCGGCGCCGCTCGATGAACGCCTCGCGCTGCTCAACCGCTGGGGCACGGTACCGGCACGGTTGTTCGATCCGGACGCGCCCCTGATCCGCCAATTGCTGGAGTTGCGCGCCGCCCGGCTGTTCACCGCACTGCTCGTCCACGCCGACTGGCTGCATCTGACCGGCAACCTGCTGTTCCTGATGATTTTCGGAGTGGCGGCCGAGCGCGTCCTTGGCTCCCGACGCTTCCTGCTGTTGTATCTGCTGGGTGGCGCCGCGGCCAATCTGGTCGGCGCGCTGACGCTGTCGAGCGTCAATGCGCCGATCGTCGGCTCGAGCGGCGCGGTATCCGCCATCGTCGGCGCCTATCTGGCCCTGTTTCCGCGTTCGCGCCTGGGCCTGGTCCTGCCGCTCGGACTGTTCCTCGAGTTCGTGAAGGTACCGGCGCCACTCCTGATCGGATTCTGGGTGCTGTTGCAGCTGCTCTTCACCTACGTCGGCCCCAGCTTCGGGGCCGTCGTGTGGTGGACCCATATCGGCGGCTTTCTGCTGGGTGTCCTTTTTGCCCTGGTATCGCGTCCGGCCATCGCCCGGCGTTGGCGCAACTGA
- a CDS encoding S41 family peptidase produces MLSRSLLFVALSCAAVGASADSVPSVEATTLPVVTAKSGLTIEDVRTFTSVYNLVKQAYVEDVGDKQLMEAAIKGLLSGLDPHSEYLTQRQLTELTEDTSGSYAGLGLEVLTVDGLLRVVAPIDDTPAERGGIKPGDVITRIDGKTVTAENVNDSVDLLRGHPGSSITLTVMHEGADEPADITLKRETIKVSSVRANWLEPGYAYLRVAQFQEDTGAELKRKLGKLKAKLKGKDAALRGVVLDLRSNPGGLLTAAVEVSDAFLESGTIVSTRGRLNENDLAFSATAGDMTDGAPLVILVDKGTASAAEIVAGALKDNHRGVILGQRTFGKGSVQTVLPLDDGHAVKITTARYYTPSGTSIQATGIVPDIELRDLKLTLRDSAPTLISERDLPNHLKGENESSDAEATSDTKPASLDDYALNEAMHVLKAIALRPGKTTKG; encoded by the coding sequence ATGTTGTCCCGGTCCTTGCTCTTCGTGGCGCTGTCGTGCGCCGCCGTCGGCGCCAGCGCCGACTCCGTCCCCTCCGTCGAGGCGACCACGCTTCCGGTCGTCACGGCCAAGTCGGGCCTCACGATCGAAGACGTCCGCACCTTCACGTCGGTCTACAACCTCGTGAAACAGGCGTATGTCGAGGATGTGGGTGACAAGCAGCTGATGGAGGCTGCGATCAAGGGTCTGCTATCCGGGCTCGATCCCCACAGCGAATACCTCACCCAGCGCCAGCTCACCGAGCTGACCGAGGACACCAGCGGTTCCTACGCGGGTCTTGGTCTGGAAGTGCTGACGGTCGACGGTCTTCTGCGCGTCGTGGCGCCGATCGACGACACGCCGGCTGAGCGCGGCGGAATCAAGCCGGGCGACGTCATCACCCGCATCGACGGCAAGACAGTCACCGCCGAGAACGTCAACGATTCGGTCGATCTCCTGCGCGGCCATCCGGGCAGCAGCATCACGCTGACCGTGATGCACGAAGGCGCCGACGAACCGGCTGACATCACGCTCAAGCGCGAAACGATCAAGGTGTCGAGCGTGCGTGCCAACTGGCTTGAGCCCGGTTATGCCTACCTGCGCGTTGCGCAGTTCCAGGAAGACACCGGTGCGGAACTCAAGCGCAAGCTGGGCAAGCTCAAGGCCAAGCTCAAAGGAAAGGACGCGGCGCTCCGCGGCGTCGTGCTCGACCTGCGCAGCAACCCCGGCGGTCTTCTGACCGCGGCCGTGGAAGTGAGCGATGCCTTCCTGGAATCGGGCACGATTGTCTCCACGCGTGGCCGGCTCAATGAGAACGACCTCGCCTTCAGTGCCACCGCCGGCGACATGACCGACGGTGCGCCGCTGGTCATCCTGGTCGACAAGGGTACGGCGTCCGCGGCGGAAATCGTTGCGGGGGCACTCAAGGACAACCACCGCGGCGTGATTCTTGGCCAGCGCACCTTCGGCAAGGGCTCCGTGCAGACGGTCCTGCCGCTGGATGACGGCCATGCGGTGAAGATCACCACGGCGCGCTACTACACACCCAGTGGCACCTCGATCCAGGCCACGGGCATCGTGCCGGATATCGAGCTTCGCGATCTCAAACTCACCCTGCGCGATTCCGCGCCGACCTTGATCAGCGAACGCGACCTGCCCAATCACCTCAAGGGCGAGAACGAGTCGAGTGATGCCGAAGCGACATCGGACACCAAGCCGGCCTCGCTGGATGACTACGCGCTCAATGAGGCCATGCACGTGCTCAAGGCGATTGCCTTGCGGCCGGGCAAGACCACCAAGGGCTGA
- a CDS encoding murein hydrolase activator EnvC family protein codes for MKLTRTLVLSALMVMGSSVVLPVRAQDGTGSGASAATTSDDAASRQQEESQTQQKLQALREEIRALAEQQKATEAQKGGVVAELREREVRIAAVAKEVRSLDARLGEQQAALAVSQQQRGELEQKLNVQRDALATLLRSAYALGRHEELKLILQQDEVSTASRVLAYHRYFQRARIDRIRQLLVDLADLARVQQMIEAQTAAIVATRTERATETSTLQRERVERQALIDQLDLTLKGQAERIAALGKDEKALVELLERLRDVFADIPKQLAGAEPFADRRGRLAWPVTGKISTGFGAVDDSGRAITGIVIAAGNGTEIRAVARGRVAYADWLKGYGLLVILDHGDGYMSLYGYNETLLKDVGDWVDAGEAIATAGASGGRKATGLYFELRNRGKPLDPRAWLKTASN; via the coding sequence ATGAAATTGACACGGACGCTGGTGCTGTCAGCGCTAATGGTGATGGGCAGCTCGGTCGTGCTGCCGGTGCGGGCGCAAGATGGCACCGGAAGTGGCGCGTCAGCCGCGACGACATCGGACGATGCAGCGAGCCGCCAGCAGGAAGAGTCGCAGACGCAGCAGAAGCTGCAGGCCCTGCGCGAAGAGATCCGCGCACTGGCCGAGCAGCAGAAAGCAACGGAGGCGCAGAAAGGCGGCGTTGTTGCGGAACTGCGCGAAAGGGAAGTCCGCATAGCCGCAGTCGCCAAGGAAGTGCGTTCATTGGATGCACGACTGGGCGAACAACAGGCCGCCCTCGCCGTTTCGCAACAACAACGGGGAGAGTTGGAACAGAAATTGAACGTACAGCGGGACGCCTTGGCAACGCTGCTTCGATCAGCCTACGCGCTGGGACGGCACGAGGAGCTCAAGCTGATCCTGCAGCAGGATGAAGTATCGACCGCGTCGCGGGTGCTGGCATATCACCGCTACTTCCAGCGCGCACGCATCGATCGCATCCGGCAGTTGCTGGTGGACCTGGCTGATCTTGCCCGGGTGCAGCAGATGATCGAAGCGCAGACGGCAGCCATTGTCGCCACGCGTACGGAACGTGCGACGGAAACGTCCACCCTGCAGCGCGAGCGGGTTGAGCGCCAGGCGCTGATCGATCAGCTGGACCTCACGCTCAAAGGCCAGGCGGAACGGATCGCCGCGTTGGGCAAGGATGAAAAAGCCCTGGTGGAACTGCTCGAGCGGCTACGCGATGTCTTTGCCGATATCCCGAAGCAGCTGGCAGGAGCCGAACCGTTCGCCGACCGCCGCGGCCGACTGGCCTGGCCGGTGACGGGGAAGATCTCCACCGGGTTTGGCGCTGTGGACGACAGCGGCCGGGCTATCACGGGAATCGTCATCGCCGCGGGAAACGGCACCGAAATTCGCGCCGTCGCGCGAGGCCGGGTGGCCTACGCGGACTGGCTGAAAGGGTATGGCCTGCTGGTGATCCTGGATCACGGCGATGGCTACATGAGTCTGTACGGATATAACGAGACACTGCTCAAGGACGTGGGCGACTGGGTGGATGCCGGTGAGGCGATCGCCACCGCAGGCGCCAGCGGCGGCCGCAAGGCCACTGGTTTGTATTTCGAGTTGCGCAACCGGGGAAAACCGCTTGACCCGCGCGCGTGGCTAAAGACGGCGAGCAATTGA
- a CDS encoding general secretion pathway protein GspB has product MSLIHEALKKAEQQRQLGEPPTLGTAFATRRRRRPLLPFLSIAIVAALGIGWWTSRVPAPPTPDARQSATTAAPAATPATKGTAAPAASPSNPVAESTAASRKPVMAAGAVPNPNVVDTLAPAPPVHNQAPAPQAPTVRDVAERESESHPDGTNPLAPGESAPTMLAQADPAATDAIDDPDAVQAKSAAKARQSASAPLAPGHPEAARLPAAVQPRPHGIPTEAIRPPAATKPALVSAPPPPPPPQPPAQPPVNAAPASAAAPAPPPPAAVQASQPAAANPPAAAPLESLPMYWQLPFDVRRELPELKLSMHVYSATPAQRFVVVNGVRQVEGDSFGTDVKLVEIRSDGAVLEFHGQRFLLPRGGS; this is encoded by the coding sequence ATGTCGTTGATACACGAAGCCCTGAAGAAGGCAGAACAGCAGCGCCAGCTCGGCGAACCGCCGACCCTGGGCACGGCCTTCGCCACGCGTCGCCGCCGGCGGCCCCTGCTGCCCTTCCTTTCCATCGCCATCGTGGCAGCGCTGGGCATCGGCTGGTGGACCTCCCGGGTCCCCGCACCGCCCACACCGGACGCCAGGCAAAGCGCAACCACAGCGGCGCCAGCCGCGACACCGGCCACCAAAGGCACCGCGGCGCCGGCAGCGAGCCCTTCCAATCCTGTGGCCGAAAGCACAGCCGCGTCGCGCAAACCCGTGATGGCGGCCGGGGCGGTTCCGAACCCGAACGTCGTCGACACGCTGGCGCCGGCGCCGCCCGTACACAACCAGGCTCCTGCGCCCCAGGCACCGACGGTGCGCGACGTGGCCGAACGCGAATCCGAGTCACACCCCGACGGAACCAATCCCCTGGCCCCGGGGGAATCCGCGCCGACGATGCTGGCGCAGGCTGATCCCGCCGCGACAGACGCGATCGACGATCCCGACGCCGTCCAGGCGAAATCGGCAGCGAAGGCCCGGCAGTCCGCAAGCGCACCGCTCGCTCCGGGTCATCCGGAAGCCGCGCGGCTGCCGGCGGCGGTGCAGCCGCGCCCGCACGGCATTCCCACCGAAGCGATCCGCCCACCGGCGGCGACCAAGCCCGCCCTGGTCTCGGCGCCACCACCGCCGCCTCCGCCACAACCGCCCGCTCAGCCACCAGTGAACGCGGCGCCAGCATCAGCTGCGGCACCGGCACCGCCACCGCCCGCGGCAGTCCAGGCGAGCCAGCCGGCCGCCGCGAATCCGCCGGCGGCGGCCCCGCTGGAAAGCCTGCCGATGTATTGGCAGCTGCCCTTCGATGTGCGTCGCGAGCTGCCGGAGTTGAAGCTGTCGATGCATGTCTACAGCGCCACGCCGGCGCAGCGCTTTGTCGTCGTGAACGGTGTGCGTCAGGTGGAAGGTGACAGCTTCGGCACCGATGTGAAGCTCGTCGAGATTCGATCGGACGGCGCGGTGCTGGAATTTCACGGCCAACGCTTCCTGCTGCCGCGCGGCGGTTCCTGA
- a CDS encoding M28 family metallopeptidase, whose protein sequence is MRHLSLAGAIALLLAACTNEAPPPAEPPSPAPTAEVKPAPTPAPDAINHRYSPEITAPDFGARLKKLASDEFEGREPGELGERLTTAFIKDQFERAGLKPGNNGSWFQSVPTVSTRLTNTDLTLDVTTPSGVEKFAFKKDMVVGTLAAKPQVSLKDSDIVFVGYGVNAPEQDWNDYHGLVLKGKTVIILVNDPGFANNDPDLFKGRAMTYYGRWTYKFEEAARRGAAAAFIVHETAGAGYGWGVIENSWSGPQHDLPSSEDPAPRMEVAGWLTNESAHRLFEKSGLNFDEIRKTADVRGFKAIPLKSKLSVNLTSTITTGSSENVVGLLPGSQRADETIVYSAHWDHLGKDTSLQGDQIYNGAVDNGTGVAALIEIAEAFGGQQPPPERSVLFVAVTLEESGLLGSKYFAAHPPVPPARMVANINMDAMYLVGKARNMTIVGFGQSELDGYMKEALAAQGRVATAEETPEKGHFFRSDHFNFARKGVPALYAKGGTDLEQGGDSAGRVAFDDYTKNRYHQVSDEFRDDLPLDGVIADVQALYAVGKKLAGETGWPQWSADSEFRAAREASLKK, encoded by the coding sequence ATGCGCCATTTGTCACTGGCGGGCGCGATCGCCCTGCTCCTCGCCGCCTGCACCAACGAGGCGCCGCCTCCGGCTGAACCACCGTCACCGGCTCCTACAGCCGAGGTCAAGCCCGCTCCGACGCCGGCGCCGGACGCGATCAACCATCGCTACAGCCCCGAGATCACCGCACCCGATTTTGGTGCCCGCCTGAAGAAGCTCGCCTCCGATGAGTTCGAAGGACGCGAACCGGGCGAGCTGGGCGAACGCCTGACCACCGCGTTCATCAAGGACCAGTTCGAGCGCGCCGGCCTCAAGCCCGGCAACAATGGGTCCTGGTTCCAGTCGGTGCCAACCGTGTCCACGCGGCTCACCAACACCGACCTCACCCTGGACGTGACCACGCCATCGGGCGTGGAGAAATTCGCATTCAAGAAGGACATGGTGGTCGGTACGCTGGCGGCCAAGCCGCAGGTATCGCTCAAGGATTCGGACATCGTCTTCGTCGGCTACGGCGTGAACGCGCCGGAGCAGGACTGGAACGACTACCACGGCCTCGTTCTCAAGGGCAAGACGGTCATCATCCTGGTCAACGATCCGGGATTTGCCAATAACGATCCGGACCTGTTCAAGGGCCGTGCGATGACCTACTACGGCCGCTGGACCTACAAGTTCGAAGAAGCCGCCCGCCGCGGCGCAGCCGCCGCCTTCATCGTGCACGAGACGGCCGGGGCCGGTTACGGATGGGGCGTGATCGAGAACAGCTGGAGCGGCCCGCAGCACGACCTGCCCAGCAGCGAAGATCCGGCGCCCCGCATGGAAGTGGCCGGCTGGCTGACCAACGAGAGCGCGCACCGATTGTTCGAGAAGTCCGGGCTCAATTTCGATGAGATCCGCAAGACCGCGGATGTACGCGGTTTCAAGGCGATTCCGCTCAAATCGAAACTGTCGGTCAACCTGACCAGCACCATCACGACAGGCAGCTCGGAAAATGTCGTGGGCCTGCTGCCCGGCTCCCAGCGTGCCGACGAGACGATCGTCTACAGCGCGCATTGGGATCACCTGGGCAAGGACACCTCGCTGCAGGGTGACCAGATCTACAACGGTGCCGTGGATAACGGAACGGGTGTTGCCGCACTGATCGAAATCGCCGAAGCCTTCGGTGGTCAGCAGCCCCCGCCGGAGCGATCCGTGCTGTTCGTCGCCGTGACGCTGGAGGAGTCGGGCCTGCTCGGATCCAAGTACTTCGCGGCTCATCCGCCGGTGCCGCCCGCGCGCATGGTGGCCAATATCAACATGGACGCGATGTACCTGGTCGGCAAGGCGAGAAACATGACCATCGTCGGCTTCGGCCAATCGGAACTCGACGGCTACATGAAGGAGGCGCTGGCGGCGCAGGGCCGTGTTGCCACAGCCGAGGAGACGCCGGAGAAGGGGCACTTCTTCCGCTCCGATCACTTCAACTTCGCGCGCAAGGGCGTACCGGCACTCTACGCCAAGGGCGGCACCGACCTCGAACAGGGCGGGGACAGTGCCGGCCGCGTCGCGTTCGACGACTACACCAAGAACCGCTACCACCAGGTCAGCGATGAATTCCGCGACGACCTGCCGCTCGACGGCGTGATCGCCGACGTGCAGGCGCTATACGCCGTCGGCAAGAAGCTGGCCGGGGAAACGGGCTGGCCACAGTGGTCGGCCGACAGTGAATTCCGCGCCGCCCGCGAAGCATCACTGAAAAAGTAA
- a CDS encoding tetratricopeptide repeat protein gives MPFLIAISVALQFVCLIHLVRTGRPYWWIWLIMLGQFLGAAVYIITQIIPDLRNDPSSRRMVRDVARRIDPERERRRIAQELEVADTVENRRRLAEESLRLGDYANAAELYRSILKGFYATDPLFLYSLAQAQIGLEQYAGARDTLDTLIQSNPQHQSVDVHFMMARCLEELGENDRAVREYEALSTSYPGEEARLRYGQLLKRLGRLAEARNVFESMQKRAKVSPAYYRRKEKAFLAEAQRELTNLSNTS, from the coding sequence ATGCCTTTCCTGATCGCCATTTCGGTCGCCCTGCAGTTCGTCTGTCTGATCCACCTGGTGCGTACTGGCCGTCCCTACTGGTGGATCTGGCTGATCATGCTGGGCCAGTTCCTCGGGGCCGCCGTCTACATCATCACCCAGATCATTCCGGACCTGCGCAACGACCCGTCCAGCCGCCGCATGGTGCGCGACGTTGCCAGACGCATCGATCCGGAGCGCGAACGGCGCCGGATCGCCCAGGAACTGGAAGTGGCGGACACCGTCGAGAATCGGCGCCGGCTGGCCGAGGAAAGCCTGCGCCTGGGCGACTACGCCAATGCCGCGGAGCTGTATCGCTCCATCCTCAAGGGTTTCTACGCGACAGATCCGCTGTTTCTGTATTCGCTGGCGCAGGCCCAGATCGGATTGGAGCAGTACGCCGGTGCGCGCGACACGCTCGATACGCTGATCCAGTCCAACCCGCAGCACCAGTCGGTCGACGTGCACTTCATGATGGCCCGCTGCCTGGAAGAGCTGGGCGAGAACGATCGCGCGGTGCGCGAGTACGAGGCACTGTCGACGAGCTATCCGGGCGAGGAGGCGCGTCTGCGCTATGGCCAGTTGCTCAAGCGGCTGGGTCGCCTGGCCGAGGCGCGCAACGTGTTTGAAAGCATGCAGAAGCGGGCCAAGGTGTCACCGGCCTATTACCGCCGCAAGGAAAAGGCCTTTCTGGCCGAAGCCCAGCGCGAGCTGACTAATCTTTCAAACACGTCGTGA
- a CDS encoding ExeA family protein, with the protein MYLEQYGLKESPFSITPDPRYVFLSERHRDALAHLLYGIGKGGSGGFVQLTGEVGTGKTTLCRLLLEQLPENTRVALVLNPKVSPVELVETVCEELKLDIEGKRGSLKALVDTLNTFLLDAYAQGLRVVLIVDEAQNLSVESLEQVRLLTNLETPTQKLLQIILLGQPELRTLLERQDLRQLAQRITARYHLMPLDADECEAYVRHRMAVAGSRKLPFTRLGLRALYQRSGGVPRLINIIADRSLMAGFARETDAIGERLVDLAADETLPGHARYYVRRYGRWAALGIAVASASAAAWWANRPVPAPAPPVLAPVAPAATQADPSEELVAKLGGGAATDLAAWTQLLSRWQVSSSEVSVAEAARCQPQIFPGFDCLRGRATLEQLARFDRPLLLELEAGGKHGLALLRGISGDKVQLDFAGTSHTLDRSAVTRLWQGGFYATWRLPADVPGRLKQGDAGAGVAWVKGQLARLDGHGEGNFGPAYFDAALEERVRKLQVAYGLTADGIVGPETLFALAALSPEGPHLARNVE; encoded by the coding sequence ATGTACCTGGAGCAGTACGGACTCAAGGAGTCCCCGTTCTCCATCACGCCGGACCCGCGATACGTGTTCCTCAGTGAACGCCATCGGGACGCTCTGGCGCACCTGCTTTACGGCATCGGCAAGGGCGGATCCGGCGGATTCGTCCAACTGACGGGCGAAGTAGGCACGGGCAAGACGACCCTTTGCCGGCTACTGCTGGAGCAGTTGCCGGAGAACACCCGCGTTGCGCTGGTGCTCAATCCAAAGGTCTCCCCGGTCGAACTGGTCGAGACGGTCTGCGAGGAGCTCAAGCTCGATATCGAGGGCAAGCGGGGCAGCCTCAAGGCGCTGGTCGACACGCTCAATACCTTCCTGCTCGATGCCTACGCCCAGGGCCTGCGCGTCGTGCTGATCGTGGATGAGGCGCAGAACCTGTCGGTCGAGTCGCTTGAGCAGGTGCGGCTGTTGACCAACCTGGAAACGCCGACCCAGAAACTGCTGCAGATCATCCTGCTCGGTCAGCCGGAGCTGCGCACGCTGCTCGAACGCCAGGATCTGCGCCAGCTCGCCCAGCGGATCACTGCCCGTTACCACCTGATGCCGTTGGATGCCGACGAGTGCGAGGCCTATGTGCGCCATCGCATGGCGGTGGCCGGATCGCGCAAGCTGCCTTTCACGCGACTGGGTCTGCGCGCGCTCTACCAGCGGTCGGGCGGCGTGCCGCGGTTGATCAACATCATCGCCGATCGCTCGCTGATGGCCGGTTTCGCCCGGGAGACAGATGCCATCGGTGAACGCCTGGTGGACCTGGCGGCCGACGAGACGCTGCCCGGGCACGCCCGGTACTACGTCCGCCGCTACGGCCGCTGGGCCGCCCTGGGTATCGCCGTGGCCTCGGCCAGCGCGGCGGCATGGTGGGCGAACCGGCCGGTTCCCGCACCCGCGCCACCGGTGCTGGCCCCGGTCGCTCCGGCCGCCACGCAGGCCGATCCCTCCGAAGAACTGGTGGCAAAACTGGGAGGCGGCGCGGCCACCGACCTTGCCGCCTGGACGCAACTTCTTTCCCGCTGGCAGGTCAGTTCGAGCGAAGTGAGCGTAGCCGAGGCCGCGCGTTGCCAGCCGCAGATCTTCCCGGGGTTCGACTGTCTGCGCGGCCGCGCCACCCTGGAGCAGCTGGCCCGCTTCGACCGCCCCCTGCTGCTGGAGCTGGAAGCAGGCGGCAAGCATGGATTGGCGTTGCTGCGCGGGATTTCCGGCGACAAGGTTCAGCTAGACTTCGCCGGCACCAGCCATACGCTCGATCGCAGCGCCGTGACGCGCCTGTGGCAAGGCGGATTCTATGCGACGTGGCGCTTGCCGGCCGACGTGCCGGGACGCCTCAAGCAAGGTGATGCCGGCGCGGGCGTCGCCTGGGTGAAAGGCCAGTTGGCGCGGCTGGATGGGCATGGCGAAGGCAACTTCGGCCCAGCCTACTTCGATGCGGCACTGGAAGAACGCGTGCGCAAGTTGCAGGTGGCCTACGGCTTGACGGCCGACGGCATCGTCGGCCCGGAAACCTTGTTTGCGCTGGCCGCGCTGTCGCCCGAGGGCCCGCATCTGGCTCGCAATGTGGAATAG
- the gpmI gene encoding 2,3-bisphosphoglycerate-independent phosphoglycerate mutase, translated as MTTPKPVLLLILDGWGHRVEADYNAIALARCPNWRRLVATCPHALVDTHGLHVGLPDDQMGNSEVGHMNIGAGRIVYQDLTRIDQDIRTGDFAQNEALVGACTAARAAGGTLHLFGLVSPGGVHSHEQHILAMIDMAAKQGVERIAVHAFLDGRDTPPRSAEPSLRLLEERCVQTPGASIATVSGRYYAMDRDKRWDRVRLAFDAIVDAQAEFHAASAVGALAAAYGRGENDEFVKPTIIGSGASFRDGDAVVFMNFRADRARQLSQVFTDPGFDGFARTRLPVLSAFVTLTQYSADLAVTAVAYPPQSMANTLGEYLADLGKTQLRIAETEKYAHVTFFFSGGREAPFPGEERILVPSPKVATYDLKPEMSCPELTDQLVAAILSGRFDFIACNIANPDMVGHTGLLDAAIAAVEAVDVALGRIEAAIRQAGGALLISADHGNLEQMLDENGQPHTQHTVGPVPLVYVGAGNARVASGALRDLAPTVLSLMGLPQPAEMTGRPLVTFQ; from the coding sequence GTGACCACTCCCAAGCCGGTTCTTCTCCTGATTCTCGATGGCTGGGGCCATCGCGTCGAAGCCGATTACAATGCCATCGCGCTGGCCCGCTGCCCGAACTGGCGCCGCCTGGTCGCCACCTGCCCGCACGCCCTCGTCGACACCCACGGCCTTCATGTGGGGCTGCCGGATGACCAGATGGGCAATTCCGAGGTCGGCCACATGAATATCGGTGCCGGCCGGATCGTCTACCAGGACCTCACGCGCATCGACCAGGACATCCGCACCGGCGACTTTGCGCAGAACGAAGCCCTGGTTGGTGCCTGCACCGCCGCGCGCGCCGCGGGCGGAACGCTGCACCTGTTTGGCCTGGTGTCGCCGGGCGGCGTGCACAGCCACGAACAGCACATCCTCGCCATGATCGACATGGCGGCGAAGCAGGGCGTCGAGCGGATTGCGGTGCATGCCTTCCTTGACGGTCGCGACACACCGCCGCGCAGCGCCGAGCCATCGCTGCGCCTGCTCGAGGAACGCTGCGTGCAGACCCCGGGCGCGTCCATCGCGACCGTCAGCGGCCGCTACTACGCCATGGATCGCGACAAGCGGTGGGATCGCGTGCGGCTCGCCTTTGATGCGATCGTCGATGCCCAGGCGGAATTCCACGCGGCCTCGGCCGTGGGCGCGCTGGCGGCCGCCTACGGGCGCGGCGAGAACGATGAATTCGTCAAGCCGACCATTATCGGCAGTGGCGCGTCCTTCCGGGACGGCGACGCGGTCGTCTTCATGAATTTCCGCGCGGACCGCGCGCGCCAGTTGTCGCAGGTCTTCACCGATCCGGGCTTCGACGGGTTTGCGCGTACGCGCCTGCCGGTGCTCTCGGCCTTCGTGACGCTCACTCAGTACAGCGCAGACCTTGCCGTCACGGCCGTGGCCTACCCGCCGCAGTCGATGGCCAACACCCTGGGCGAATACCTGGCGGACCTGGGCAAGACGCAGTTGCGTATCGCCGAAACCGAGAAGTACGCCCACGTCACGTTCTTCTTCTCCGGCGGACGCGAAGCGCCTTTCCCGGGCGAGGAGCGCATTCTCGTGCCGAGCCCGAAAGTGGCCACGTACGATCTCAAACCCGAAATGAGCTGTCCGGAGCTGACAGACCAGCTGGTCGCCGCCATCCTTTCCGGGCGCTTCGACTTTATCGCCTGCAACATCGCCAACCCCGACATGGTCGGCCACACCGGCCTGCTGGACGCCGCGATTGCCGCCGTGGAAGCAGTCGACGTCGCCCTGGGACGGATTGAGGCGGCGATTCGCCAGGCTGGCGGCGCCCTGCTGATCAGTGCCGATCACGGCAACCTTGAACAGATGCTCGACGAGAACGGCCAGCCGCATACGCAGCATACGGTCGGACCGGTGCCGCTCGTCTACGTCGGGGCGGGCAACGCCCGGGTTGCCAGCGGCGCACTGCGTGATCTGGCACCCACCGTGCTTTCCCTGATGGGCCTGCCGCAACCGGCGGAAATGACCGGTCGCCCGCTCGTGACTTTTCAGTAG